The Geobacter sp. AOG2 genome includes a window with the following:
- the mobB gene encoding molybdopterin-guanine dinucleotide biosynthesis protein B, giving the protein MTTRSVSFVAKSGTGKTTLLEKVITELKGRGYRLGVIKHDAHRFDIDHPGKDSHRLTQAGADTMLISSPEKLAVIKKHDASPPIEELIATYFGDVDLVLTEGFKKSGLPKIEVHRRERSDTLLCRGEEHDPSLLAVASDEPLNLDVPVLDLNNPAQVADFVEERIIRATD; this is encoded by the coding sequence ATGACCACCCGTTCCGTTTCATTCGTCGCAAAATCGGGCACCGGCAAGACGACCCTGCTGGAGAAGGTTATTACCGAACTCAAGGGCCGGGGCTACCGGCTGGGGGTCATCAAACACGACGCCCACCGCTTCGATATCGATCATCCGGGCAAGGACAGCCACCGCCTGACCCAGGCCGGCGCCGACACCATGCTGATCTCCTCGCCGGAAAAACTGGCCGTCATCAAGAAACACGACGCCTCCCCACCCATCGAGGAGTTGATCGCCACCTATTTCGGCGACGTGGACCTGGTCCTGACCGAGGGGTTCAAGAAAAGCGGCCTCCCCAAGATCGAGGTCCATCGCCGGGAGCGAAGCGATACCCTGCTCTGCCGGGGCGAGGAACACGACCCGAGCCTTTTGGCGGTGGCCAGCGATGAACCTTTGAACCTGGACGTGCCGGTGCTGGACCTGAACAACCCTGCACAGGTGGCGGATTTCGTGGAGGAGCGGATCATCCGTGCAACTGACTGA